One Salmo salar chromosome ssa01, Ssal_v3.1, whole genome shotgun sequence DNA window includes the following coding sequences:
- the LOC106561920 gene encoding mucin-5AC isoform X5, with protein MLRRSRISVRPNVRPAGRGPAPASSQDTPPSQEAPAAGSQASEDLPQAGGQCMKDTTTAVLEASTESTTPREDGKDPNGEASSSTPSAGLQRRKRFAVMPNLAKPRVATTPALTRSSPRTPKSPVRAGTETPAPTPEAPEAPRQTDSGPPQGMRSPRRRPSGGSKQSKGQPKPRPLSPASPGPTTTSLGNVAVEDSSSSQQTPQAAGKGSIQLDLLKKTPTIKGPSTPLEIVPSSSLPDKEGISVSERAKTLVARSVSGGLTGLAPGKSRLSRFLNDPTDLQRLAKARKLRELLRQEMNKEKKRSKAKVCVSEYTLDPSKMTMRDLIYYLPDTNPMTSYLVEEQRENETVLPLTPPREESPERPPTPEAPAETASQGDEDEDDDGVMVPRVKVAEDGSLIIDEESLTVEVLRQKGPNPADDRDPIFERGSTTTYSSFRKGTHVKPWSNKETDMFFLAISMVGTDFSMIGQLFPHRGRTEIKNKFKKEERANSWRIDKAFKEKRRLDLEFFTSLLEKILAAEAKRNKNNKSPTEKIRIKKKIKPKEKKAAKQLSDVEEEGLDAEMDTEEMEGEKENENVSNEGTTLSSAPTTKRKRKSRDGGGESSPEEAKDGKKKKIDLITSDQEEAGVPEDSEAGPPESSKQAEGPVEAAKGPVVIKPAQLSRGRSQRPLPNLGRKWGQRGPEPNTKPNVKDGATPTEEENTEEGLSEEQVDKDASPSVSQKEKKKAGKLSSSEGEEEEANDKPIKPTRYGRIPKKTQLLNYPAKEDGDSPSDSAPTPASDGSPSTSSSTKPKSKPASRRSKIKPGPALPGRKGQSAARKSKLVTLRASQSEDEDEEEGAWREEAQAEEDTHNPTSPEDENQAPAFIPMSLRSPQPVATEVEETMEELDISVNVPDVLGISHDAFCPDSSCERAQGGEMGTVPCEHQLDLLVDVIDFLSPDNMEVSEESYNEAARTLLAIGNLTHLSQAAEAFTAGADDIITEECSNEDQLYQMTPQPTDQSQTSTIPSESLTPYLRVTEASRIAEDSVPVATSTTAYVPVTTTTASIPVCKITTSVIITTATASVPVTTTTASAPVTLTTTASILVTTSTASVPVPQSSDTPTLETPPIEEGPLRQREGTDIGHASQVESGSEVSEGSEQQTTSQTRRSHFPKVKPNLGRAARTTQLKPQQTTTTLSESPLEPMLNITTTSEPQPTMIIIEPPLPTESINTESETQPNQRTTAHSKSQPTTTHSKHQPTTNIITHSEPPPIQRTRVAYSKPQPALNTTTQSEPPQPTLNSTTNTLSKQQSTQSTTILSQPQPTPSLEQPGPVTLRPIVPESPLRSSEEVKGHDGRKGNTSSSLSAGVSQSGTSDSEQPKQTGPLTRRARLPKPKPNLGRATTHSAVQVPESRPNPEVQTPDVAFRPTSEVQSVDTGPCPEVQTPEEADEVPMEIQQIHQVVPLSDIIDTTQEEIQQIHQVIPHPPIEEGPLRQREGTDIGHASQVESGSEVSEGSEQQTTSQTRRSHFPKVKPNLGRAARTTQLKPQQPMLNITTTSEPQPTMIIIEPPLPTESINTESETQPNQRTTAHSKSQPTTTHSKHQPTTNIIPHSEPPPIQRTRVAYSKPQPALNTTTQSEPPQPTLNFTTNTLSKQQSTQSTTILSQPQPTPSLEQPGPVTLRPIVPESPLRSSEEVKGHDGHKENTSSSLSAGVSQSGTSDSDQPKQTGPLTRRACLTKPNLGRTAKAATRSAVQVPESRPNPEVQTPDVAFRPTSEVQSVDTGPCPEVQTPEEADEVPMEIQQIHQVVPLSDIIDTTQEEIQQIHQVIPHPPIEEGPLRQREGTDIGHASQVESGSEVSEGSEQQTTSQTRRSHFPKVKPNLGRAARTTQPQQTTTTLSEPPQTTTTLSEPPQTTTTLSEPPPIQKTRVAYSKPQPTLNTTTQSEPPQPTLNSTTNTLSKQQSTQSTTILSQPQPTPSLEQPGPVTLRPIVPESPLRSSEELKGHDGRKGNTSSSLSAGVSQSGTSDSDQPKQTGPLTRRAHLPKPKPNLGRTAKAATRSAVQVPESRPSPEVQTPEEADEVPMEIQQIHQVFPLSDIIDTTQEEIQQIHQVIPHPPIEEGPLRQREGTDIGHASQVESGSEVSEGSEQQTTSQTRRSHFPKVKPNLGRAARTTQPQQTTTTLSELPQTTTTLSEPPQTTTTLSEPPPIQRTRVAHSKPQHTLNTTTQSEPPQPTLNSTTNTLSKQQSTQSTTILSQPQPTPSLEQPRPVTLRPIVPESPLRSSEEVKGHDGPKENTSSSFSAGGSQSGTSDSDQPKQTGPPTRRARLPKPKPNLGRTARAATRSAVQVPESRPSPEVQTPDVADEVPMEIQQVRQVSPFCDIIDTTKEEMQQIHQVIPLTDVIDTTQGDMSVFTEGSFFSQQSDAVFIQHSETSVSTALLDQAPSDPDEPIFILSLTEIPVLPTGEENGCTSQTLSEPFFFLPVADAGAQLQHSSGIVAPGGGLEKGNAGILCEVSEPMSVDEALPQPSYTSIKESGSTAGPVGVCASAKPSEDSMADAETSEDTYPPSKKRKVPERARRVDKLQVRPNTAVRKQTSCSAPAKEAVSPVTPDQTTSLTTTTLDTDHPTASSPPAQPGPSVTGTASREVVADEPQQGTVGCLDRTETVHTPTGGEDNSSGAESQAACQIAPLAMGGPLSRPGRRPRGFLSFMSNKNTSPVAVPPRGTRAAAQRPQVNTTRPGGKRAAPAPSTTTRTMPSPSTTNNTTTPTRATRTTTKPDFSARVTREKPSDVLALHSDPEPSTSLCTTATKSSQVPATQPSASPCVDSSSADEEPINVSQYFFSDIFTEVEENEG; from the exons ATGCTTCGCAGATCCAGGATCAGTGTTCGTCCGAACGTCAGGCCAGCAGGCAGAGGGCCAGCCCCAGCCTCCTCCCAGGACACTCCACCTTCCCAGGAGGCTCCAGCTGCAGGCTCCCAGGCCTCCGAGGACCTTCCCCAGGCAGGGGGCCAGTGCATGAAGGACACCACAACTGCAGTGCTAGAAGCCTCCACAGAGTCCACCACACCCAGAGA GGATGGAAAAGACCCAAATGGTGAGGCTTCCAGCAGCACCCCCTCTGCTGGTCTTCAAAGGAGGAAGCGGTTCGCTGTCATGCCAAACCTTGCCAAACCCCGGGTGGCCACCACCCCAGCCCTCACCCGCTCCTCCCCCAGGACCCCCAAGTCCCCTGTGAGAGCGGGCACTGAGACTCCAGCTCCAACCCCTGAGGCTCCAGAggcccccagacagacagattctGGACCCCCACAGGGCATGAGATCCCCAAGGCGGAGGCCCTCTGGTGGTAGTAAGCAGTCCAAAGGACAACCCAAACCCAGGCCACTGTCCCCAGCTTCCCCAGGCCCTACAACAACCTCTCTGGGGAATGTGGCAGTGGAGGACTCATCCTCGTCACAACAGACCCCGCAGGCAGCAGGCAAAGGCAGTATCCAATTAGATCTCCTGAAAAAAACACCAACCATTAAAGGTCCATCCACTCCGTTAGAGATAGTCCCATCATCCTCCCTTCCAGACAAAGAGGGTATCTCAGTATCAGAGAGAGCTAAGACTCTGGTCGCCAGGTCTGTGTCTGGTGGGCTCACCGGGCTGGCACCAGGGAAGTCCAGGCTTAGCAGGTTCCTGAATGACCCAACAGACCTACAGAGGCTGGCTAAGGCCCGGAAACTCAGAGAGCTGCTGAGACAGGAGATGAACAAGGAGAAG AAACGGAGCAAAGCCAAGGTGTGTGTGAGCGAATACACACTAGATCCCTCTAAAATGACCATGAGAGATCTCATCTACTACCTGCCTGATACCAACCCCATGAC GTCTTATCtggtagaggaacagagggagaacgAGACTGTCCTCCCACTCACCCCACCAAGAGAAGA GTCACCTGAAAGACCCCCAACGCCGGAGGCCCCAGCTGAGACAGCCAGCCAGGGAGATGAAGATGAGGATGACGATGGGGTGATGGTCCCGCGGGTGAAGGTGGCAGAAGACGGCTCTCTGATCATCGATGAGGAGAG tttGACAGTGGAGGTCTTGAGGCAGAAAGGGCCCAACCCAGCTGATGATAGAGACCCCATCTTTGAGCGTGGCTCCACAACCACCTACTCGAGCTTCAGGAAGGGGACACACGTCAAGCCCTGGTCCAACAAAG AGACGGACATGTTCTTCCTGGCCATCAGTATGGTGGGAACAGACTTCTCCATGATTGGACAGCTGTTCCCTCACCGCGGTCGCACCGAGATCAAG AACAAGTtcaagaaagaggagagagcaaacagctggaggataGACAAGGCCTTCA aggAGAAACGCAGGCTGGATCTTGAGTTCTTCACTAGTCTCCTGGAGAAGATCTTGGCTGCAGAGGCAAAGAGGAACAAAAATAACAAGTCCCCCACAGAAAAGATACGAATCAAGAAAAAAATCAAACCGAAAG AAAAGAAAGCAGCGAAGCAGCTGAGCgacgtggaggaggaggggttagacgcggagatggacacagaggagatggagggagagaaggagaacgaGAACGTCTCTAATGAAGGGACCACACTTTCCTCCGCTCCCACCACTAAGAGAAAACGCAAAagtagggatggaggaggagagtccTCTCCTGAAGAAGCAAAGGATGGAAAGAAAAAGAAGATCGACCTAATAACAAGTGATCAAG AAGAGGCTGGTGTACCTGAAGATTCTGAGGCAGGGCCTCCAGAGAG ttCAAAGCAGGCAGAAGGGCCTGTGGAAGCAGCCAAGGGACCTGTGGTGATCAAACCAGCCCAGTTGTCCCGTGGCCGATCCCAGAGACCTCTTCCTAACCTGGGTAGGAAGTGGGGCCAGAGGGGCCCTGAGCCCAATACCAAGCCTAACGTTAAAGATGGGGCAACACCTACAGAGGAGGAGAACACTGAAGAAGGGCTGTCTGAAGAACAG GTAGATAAAGATGCTTCTCCTTCAGTCAGTCAAAAGGAGAAGAAGAAAGCTGGTAAACTCTCTTCatctgagggagaggaggaagaagccAACGATAAACCCATcaaacccaccag GTATGGCAGAATACCCAAAAAGACACAGCTCTTGAATTACCCTGCAAAGGAGGATGGGGACTCGCCCTCAGACTCTGCCCCCACTCCTGCCTCAGACGGATCCCCATCCACTTCTTCCTCCACCAAGCCCAAATCCAAACCAGCATCCAGGAGGTCCAAAATCAAACCTGGCCCAGCACTGCCAGGTAGGAAGGGCCAATCAGCGGCTAGGAAATCCAAGCTGGTCACCCTCAGGGCGTCCCAGTCTGAAGATGAAGATGAGGAAGAAGGAGCATGGAGAGAGGAGGCGCAGGCTGAGGAGGACACCCACAATCCCACAAGCCCAGAGGATGAGAACCAGGCACCTGCGTTCATTCCCATGAGCCTTCGCTCGCCACAACCTGTCGCCACAGAGGTTGAGGAGACCATGGAGGAG CTCGATATCTCCGTCAACGTGCCTGATGTCCTGGGTATTTCCCATGATGCATTCTGCCCTGACTCGTCATGCGAGCGGGCACAGGGTGGTGAAATGGGCACAGTGCCCTGTGAACATCAGTTGGACCTGTTAGTA GACGTGATAGACTTCCTGTCTCCAGATAACATGGAAG TATCTGAGGAGAGCTACAACGAGGCAGCTAGAACCCTTCTGGCCATCGGCAACCTCACCCACCTGTCTCAGGCAGCTGAGGCCTTCACTGCAGGAGCAGATGATATCATCACGGAAGAATGTTCCAATGAGGACCAACTGTACCAGATGACACCTCAGCCCACTGACCAATCACAAACTAGCACCATTCCTTCTGAGTCTCTGACACCTTACCTTAGGGTCACTGAGGCATCACGAATCGCTGAGGATTCTGTACCTGTTGCCACGTCAACAACAGCCTATGTCCCTGTCACCACGACAACAGCCTCTATCCCAGTCTGCAAAATAACAACCTCTGTCATAATTACCACGGCAACAGCCTCAGTCCCAGTCACCACGACAACAGCCTCTGCTCCAGTCACCTTGACAACAACAGCCTCTATCCTAGTCACCACATCAACGGCCTCTGTCCCAGTGCCTCAGAGCAGTGATACGCCCACTCTAGAAACTCCACCCATAGAGGAGGGGCCgctcagacagagggaggggactGATATTGGACACGCCTCTCAGGTGGAATCAGGTTCTGAAGTGTCAGAAGGCTCAGAGCAGCAGACAACCTCACAGACCAGGAGGAGCCACTTCCCTAAGGTCAAACCCAACCTGGGACGGGCTGCTAGGACCACACAACTCAAACCCCAACAGACTACCACCACACTGTCAGAATCACCACTAGAGCCTATGCTGAATATCACCACAACCTCAGAACCACAGCCTACCATGATTATCATAGAACCACCACTGCCTACTGAGAGTATTAATACAGAGTCAGAAACACAGCCCAACCAGAGAACTACCGCACACTCAAAATCAcaacccaccaccacacactccaAGCACCAGCCCACCACAAATATCATCACACACTCAGAACCACCGCCCATTCAGAGAACCAGAGTAGCGTATTCAAAACCACAGCCTGCATTGAATACCACTACACAGTCAGAACCACCCCAGCCCACACTAAATTCCACCACAAACACACTCTCAAAACAACAATCCACACAGAGTACCACCATACTCTCACAACCACAGCCCACCCCAAGCCTTGAGCAGCCAGGTCCAGTTACACTCAGACCCATAgtcccagagtcacctctgagGTCATCAGAAGAGGTGAAAGGTCACGATGGCCGTAAGGGAAATACTTCCTCTTCCCTCAGTGCTGGAGTGTCCCAGTCAGGGACATCTGACTCGGAACAGCCCAAACAGACAGGCCCTCTAACCCGCAGGGCCCGTTTACCTAAACCCAAACCCAACTTGGGTCGCGCCACTACACACTCTGCAGTCCAGGTACCAGAAAGCAGGCCAAACCCTGAAGTCCAGACACCAGATGTGGCTTTCAGACCCACATCTGAGGTCCAGAGTGTAGATACTGGACCCTGCCCTGAAGTCCAAACACCAGAGGAAGCTGATGAAGTTCCCATGGAAATACAACAGATCCACCAAGTCGTCCCCCTTTCTGACATCATCGATACTACTCAG GAGGAAATACAACAGATTCACCAAGTCATCCCTCATCCACCCATAGAGGAGGGGCCtctcagacagagggaggggactGATATTGGACACGCCTCTCAGGTGGAATCAGGTTCTGAAGTGTCAGAAGGCTCAGAGCAGCAGACAACCTCACAGACCAGGAGGAGCCACTTCCCTAAGGTCAAACCCAACCTGGGACGGGCTGCTAGGACCACACAACTCAAACCCCAAC AGCCTATGCTGAATATCACCACAACCTCAGAACCACAGCCTACCATGATTATCATAGAACCACCACTGCCTACTGAGAGTATTAATACAGAGTCAGAAACACAGCCCAACCAGAGAACTACCGCACACTCAAAATCAcaacccaccaccacacactccaAGCACCAGCCCACCACAAATATcatcccacactcagaaccaccGCCCATTCAGAGAACCAGAGTAGCGTATTCAAAACCACAGCCTGCATTGAATACCACTACACAGTCAGAACCACCCCAGCCCACACTAAATTTCACCACAAACACACTCTCAAAACAACAATCCACACAGAGTACCACCATACTCTCACAACCACAGCCCACCCCAAGCCTTGAGCAGCCAGGTCCAGTTACACTCAGACCCATAgtcccagagtcacctctgagGTCATCAGAAGAGGTGAAAGGTCATGATGGCCATAAGGAAAATACTTCCTCTTCCCTCAGTGCTGGAGTGTCCCAGTCAGGGACATCTGACTCAGACCAGCCCAAACAGACAGGCCCTCTAACCCGCAGGGCCTGTTTAACTAAACCCAACTTGGGTCGCACCGCCAAAGCCGCTACACGCTCTGCAGTCCAGGTACCAGAAAGCAGGCCAAACCCTGAAGTCCAGACACCAGATGTGGCTTTCAGACCCACATCTGAGGTCCAGAGTGTAGATACTGGACCCTGCCCTGAAGTCCAAACACCAGAGGAAGCTGATGAAGTTCCCATGGAAATACAACAGATCCACCAAGTCGTCCCCCTTTCTGACATCATCGATACTACTCAG GAGGAAATACAACAGATTCACCAAGTCATCCCTCATCCACCCATAGAGGAGGGGCCtctcagacagagggaggggactGATATTGGACACGCCTCTCAGGTGGAATCAGGTTCTGAAGTGTCAGAAGGCTCAGAGCAGCAGACAACCTCACAGACCAGGAGGAGCCACTTCCCTAAGGTCAAACCCAACCTGGGACGGGCTGCTAGGACCACACAACCCCAACAAACTACCACCACACTGTCAGAACCACCACAGACTACCACCACACTGTCAGAACCACCACAGACTACCACCACACTGTCAGAACCACCACCCATTCAGAAAACCAGAGTAGCGTATTCAAAACCACAGCCTACATTGAATACCACTACACAGTCAGAACCACCCCAGCCCACACTAAATTCCACCACAAACACACTCTCAAAACAACAATCCACACAAAGTACCACCATACTCTCACAACCACAGCCCACCCCAAGCCTTGAGCAGCCAGGTCCAGTTACACTCAGACCCATAgtcccagagtcacctctgagGTCATCAGAAGAGTTGAAAGGTCACGATGGTCGTAAGGGAAATACTTCCTCTTCCCTCAGTGCTGGAGTGTCCCAGTCAGGGACATCAGACTCAGACCAGCCCAAACAGACAGGCCCTCTAACCCGCAGGGCCCATTTACCTAAACCCAAACCCAACTTGGGTCGCACCGCCAAAGCCGCTACACGCTCTGCAGTCCAGGTACCAGAAAGCAGGCCAAGCCCTGAAGTCCAGACACCAGAGGAAGCTGATGAGGTTCCGATGGAAATACAACAGATCCACCAAGTCTTCCCCCTTTCTGACATCATCGATACTACTCAG GAGGAAATACAACAGATTCACCAAGTCATCCCTCATCCACCCATAGAGGAGGGGCCtctcagacagagggaggggactGATATTGGACACGCCTCTCAGGTGGAATCAGGTTCTGAAGTGTCAGAAGGCTCAGAGCAGCAGACAACCTCACAGACCAGGAGGAGCCACTTCCCTAAGGTCAAACCCAACCTGGGACGGGCTGCTAGGACCACACAACCCCAACAGACTACCACCACACTGTCAGAACTACCACAGACTACCACCACACTGTCAGAACCACCACAGACTACCACCACACTCTCAGAACCACCGCCCATTCAGAGAACCAGAGTAGCTCATTCAAAACCACAGCATACATTGAATACCACCACACAGTCAGAACCACCCCAGCCCACACTAAATTCCACCACAAACACACTCTCAAAACAACAATCCACACAAAGTACCACCATACTCTCACAACCACAGCCCACCCCAAGCCTTGAGCAGCCACGTCCAGTTACACTCAGACCCATAgtcccagagtcacctctgagGTCATCAGAAGAGGTGAAAGGTCATGATGGCCCAAAGGAAAATACTTCCTCTTCCTTCAGTGCTGGAGGATCCCAGTCAGGGACATCAGACTCAGACCAGCCCAAACAGACAGGTCCCCCAACCCGCAGGGCCCGTTTACCTAAACCCAAACCCAACTTGGGTCGCACTGCCAGAGCCGCTACACGCTCTGCAGTCCAGGTACCAGAAAGCAGGCCAAGCCCTGAAGTCCAGACACCAGATGTGGCTGATGAGGTTCCCATGGAAATACAACAGGTCCGCCAAGTCTCCCCCTTTTGTGACATCATCGATACTACCAAG GAGGAAATGCAACAGATTCACCAAGTCATCCCTCTTACTGACGTCATTGATACCACCCAG GGCGATATGTCTGTCTTTACGGAGGGAAGCTTTTTCTCACAACAAAGTGATGCTGTCTTCATACAGCACTCAGAAACTTCTGTATCGACTGCTCTGTTGGACCAGGCCCCGTCAGACCCGGATGAGCCTATATTCATCCTCTCCCTGACTGAAATCCCAGTACTCCCCACAGGGGAGGAGAATGGCTGCACATCCCAGACCCTCTCCGAGCCTTTCTTTTTTCTACCAGTCGCAGACGCAGGCGCTCAACTGCAGCATAG caGTGGTATTGTTGCCCCTGGAGGTGGTTTGGAGAAAGGGAATGCTGGTATCCTCTGTGAAGTCTCTGAGCCTATGTCAGTGGATGAGGCCCTTCCTCAACCCTCATACACCAGTATCAAGGAGTCTGGCTCCACAGCGGGCCCAGTAGGAGTGTGTGCCTCGGCCAAACCCTCAGAAGACTCCATGGCTGATGCAGAGACTAGTGAGGACACATATCCTCCTTCTAAGAAGAGGAAAGtgccagagagagccaggagaG TAGACAAACTGCAGGTGAGACCTAACACTGCAGTAAGGAAACAGACCAGTTGTTCAGCCCCTGCCAAGGAGGCTGTGTCACCTGTTACCCCAGACCAGACCACCTCTTTGACCACTACCACCCTAGACACTGACCACCCCACTGCCTCCAGTCCCCCGGCCCAGCCAGGCCCCTCTGTCACGGGAACCGCATCACGAGAGGTGGTGGCTGATGAGCCACAGCAGGGGACTGTGGGCTGTTTAGATCGTACAGAGACAGTGCACACGCCGACTGGAGGGGAGGACAATAGTTCAGGGGCGGAGTCTCAGGCTGCCTGTCAAATTGCACCGCTGGCTATGGGTGGCCCCTTGAGCAG GCCTGGTAGGAGACCCAGAGGATTCCTGTCTTTCATGTCCAATAAGAACACCTCCCCTGTAGCTGTCCCTCCCCGAGGTACCAGAGCAGCCGCTCAGAGGCCCCAGGTCAACACCACCCGCCCAGGGGGGAAACGGGCTGCTCCTGCACCTTCCACCACCACCAGAACCATGCCTTCACCTTCCACAACCAataacaccaccacccccactagAGCCACCAGAACCACCACTAAGCCAGATTTTTCCGCCAGGGTGACTCGGGAAAAACCCTCTGATGTCCTGGCCTTACACTCAGACCCAGAGCCCAGTACCTCCCTGTGTACTACAGCTACTAAG TCTTCTCAGGTGCCAGCCACCCAGCCCAGTGCGTCTCCCTGTGTGGACAGCAGTTCAGCAGACGAGGAACCCATCAACGTGTCCCAGTACTTCTTCAGTGACATCTTCACCGAGGTCGAGGAGAATGAGggatga